The following coding sequences are from one Mugil cephalus isolate CIBA_MC_2020 chromosome 9, CIBA_Mcephalus_1.1, whole genome shotgun sequence window:
- the bicra gene encoding BRD4-interacting chromatin-remodeling complex-associated protein isoform X3, which translates to MDDEDGRCLLDVICDPEALNDFLHGSETHGHVPEVQPAVQLSANESAGLPRVSVDLDFLEDDDILGGSPGGEGGSNGIGTNHEPCDILQQSLAEANITEQSLQEAEAELDLGSFGIPGLTQVVQTLPDPSLSGAGGAAVGVGIGVGGAATIFPGSAPSTTATPPNATAEMLGSVLAQQGLQLQPQVVNKAISVQPFMQPVGLGNVTLQPISSLQALSNGNQSGHLGIGQIQVVGQPTVMTINQSGQPILAKAMGGYQLHQSGPEVSGAGSQAGLGGSGGGLLIQGNKATLGSPALNGPAVCVSSTNSSSGGTMTAPAGLLGFGSTPLSSGIGPQTQTQGQIMQIIQRTPTPIQPKPPQGGAIQPKLFKQQQQQQPQSAPQAPQNDAHKALGLQQIPVSAAQNVAFLTGKPGSNVVLSTQATTQGPQFQQTLFKQQAAQPSGKPLSVHLLNQSSSIVIPSQTVLQGQNHQFLLPQLQAGGQILTQHAGGHIITSQGPGGQLIANQILTANQNINLGQVLTSQGHHGAAHILSGPIQLQPGQMGTPTLFQMPVSLAQSQNQTQAPTVSGHAQTVIQGMPIQNSLTMLSQVEGLSPAVSLQPALQPQPGGVPSSTGAATMAQGQSGECVTVLGSSTDQAAHPAQQLVPQPSILSMPPASSVSTAATVPCSSPSISVSTSSSVTAVGLVPPQAQHSPGRLVFTNQGSSMILSQESLQMFLQQEQHHQTENESTPSVGVPASVIVSSNNITAPAPAVHDSQLTDSWVGQSHSPSPGPSHMTAVVKQVPSSGHQQTLKIQGMSPSPALTTHATAPPVAESPQPSQSPLTLCQQIQSPHHQQQSRPPSQPQPQSQTPSRSCTPSSHTQLFIVHNQIAESPKPAPQGQPQQTPPQQAHIQVQLQPQPRPASQPAPYQQDMPPVSQSPKPPSAQPAQHQFTTTPVSTCATAVVKTQVPIQGLTAEQQHHLQLVGAQIQTLSSISQPSHQQKQLLDKLHQVQQNIVLQAKQSAQPQPQASSQFSSQQDVPVDKVMITSSASAGTPAQLPSMLQQTSVLVKTPATASSDLQVFSGAQGPAGAMVNQTVTPASLTQPSQVQPKPGVISSVGGMTLGKGGMQIQVLGASLTQMPAPQPPAPVQTQTTTLKMPFSAEPSKEARMLEQLRKHQGSVLHPNYSASFHSFEDTMHRLLPYHLYQGTANSSQDYQRVDDEFERVSCQLLKRTQAMLDKYHYLLFAESKQRLGPSAEMVMIDRMFIQEEKVALNQDRILAKERPEEFVANIQMLESVVSSQQSSSAEPASQSGGVSAAAPPLAPAPHAPTPLPNTALPPAPAPIPAPTPAPAPAPAPAPAPAPAPAAAAAPAPAPSPAPAPPPALAPTPPAVPSLSPFPPTKLVIKQGGGGASVSWSSSCTPPSVATGKPVAEPTSQSGSFVRAPAAAAGASSYSFSSSSHTSQVADDDDALPQRTSKPPIKTYEARRRIGLKLKIKQDQTGFSKVVHNTALDPVHTPQPQMSSQSAPQPQSQPQSEAAETHAKSHPSSTLPTTVIRTQPPVCTPSSSGLSVTISTAQCNPLPRGNVPASAAPSSSSTASSHTWSTSTSSSSTQMNGTLDHHSNVGRVKHNPASTATPSQTTCRLPLRKTYRENISPRVRPGVPGGGDEHFSYPRTTPSPPRHEASTPPSERTVIASVKVEKRDREALQTHTESSHETGGRLGSAMQGLDDMDEVFNRGIKTTQHHHLPQLLDREGAKERGEEHTDQETDVSKCKRLSGKNRHRPGGTFRMDQHAPGPPSPESSFTRDSLLPAKRCKSDSPDMDNASFSSGSPPDDSLNEHLQCAIDSILNLQQEPSARGHHHIKGGNSRPHQHQSQRPGGSTASSHRPSIPHPSSSSSSSSSLAQHPQVGGRGHNGSLVPQTQSR; encoded by the exons ATGGATGATGAAGACGGCAGGTGCCTTCTAGATGTAATTTG TGACCCAGAAGCTCTCAATGACTTTCTTCATGGATCTGAGACCCAT GGCCATGTTCCAGAGGTCCAGCCTGCGGTCCAGCTGTCGGCCAATGAGTCGGCAGGCTTGCCCAGAGTCAGTGTGGATCTGGACTTCCTGGAGGATGATGACATCTTGGGAGGATCCCCAGGTGGAGAAGGTGGGAGCAATGGCATTGGGACAAATCACGAGCCGTGTGACATCCTGCAGCAGAGTCTGGCAGAAGCCAACATCACAGAGCAAAGCTTACAGGAGGCAGAAGCTGAGCTGGACCTGGGCTCCTTCGGAATTCCAGGCCTTACACAGGTGGTTCAGACGCTACCTGATCCCAGCCTCTCTGGGGCTGGAGGCGCTGCTGTTGGCGTAGGCATTGGTGTTGGGGGAGCAGCCACAATTTTCCCCGGGTCTGCTCCGAGCACCACTGCTACTCCTCCCAATGCTACAGCTGAGATGCTTGGGTCAGTGCTTGCTCAACAGGGCCTTCAGCTCCAACCCCAGGTCGTGAACAAGGCCATTAGTGTTCAGCCATTTATGCAGCCTGTGGGCCTGGGAAATGTGACGCTTCAACCCATTTCGAGCCTCCAAGCTCTTTCAAATGGGAATCAGTCTGGACATTTGGGTATCGGACAGATTCAGGTTGTGGGCCAGCCTACTGTCATGACTATCAATCAGTCTGGGCAGCCGATCCTGGCTAAAGCCATGGGTGGTTACCAGCTGCACCAGTCTGGGCCAGAGGTTTCAGGTGCTGGTTCTCAGGCAGGGCTTGGAGGCTCAGGAGGTGGACTTCTCATCCAAGGGAACAAAGCCACTTTGGGATCTCCAGCTTTAAACGGACCGGCTGTTTGTGTTAGCAGCACAAATAGCAGCAGCGGCGGTACAATGACTGCTCCCGCTGGGCTTTTGGGCTTTGGCAGCACCCCTCTAAGTTCAGGAATAGGACCCCAGACTCAAACTCAAGGCCAAATCATGCAGATCATCCAGCGCACACCAACACCCATTCAGCCTAAACCCCCTCAGGGGGGAGCCATCCAACCGAAACTCTtcaaacagcaacagcagcagcagccacagtcGGCACCCCAAGCACCACAAAACGATGCTCATAAGGCTCTTGGGCTGCAGCAAATTCCAGTTTCTGCTGCACAGAATGTAGCCTTCCTGACAGGAAAGCCAGGCTCCAATGTTGTCCTGAGTACTCAAGCCACAACACAAGGCCCTCAGTTTCAACAGACCCTGTTCAAGCAACAAGCAGCACAACCCTCTGGCAAGCCCCTCAGTGTACACTTGTTAAACCAATCAAGCAGCATCGTTATTCCCTCTCAGACAGTTCTACAAGGTCAGAACCACCAGTTTCTTCTGCCACAACTACAGGCAGGTGGGCAAATTCTGACCCAGCACGCTGGGGGCCACATCATAACTAGTCAGGGTCCTGGTGGACAGCTCATTGCAAACCAGATTTTAACTGCAAACCAGAACATCAACTTAGGCCAGGTGTTGACTTCACAGGGCCACCACGGGGCTGCCCACATCCTATCTGGACCCATTCAGCTCCAGCCCGGTCAGATGGGCACACCTACACTATTTCAGATGCCCGTCTCATTGGCTCAGAGTCAGAATCAGACACAGGCCCCCACTGTCTCAGGTCATGCCCAGACAGTCATACAGGGCATGCCAATACAGAACTCCCTGACCATGTTGAGTCAGGTGGAAGGACTGAGTCCCGCAGTTAGCCTTCAGCCAGCCCTGCAGCCGCAGCCAGGTGGAGTCCCCAGCAGCACAGGAGCAGCCACCATGGCTCAAGGACAGTCTGGAGAATGTGTTACCGTGCTGGGAAGCTCCACAGACCAGGCTGCTCATCCCGCTCAGCAGCTCGTGCCACAGCCCTCTATCCTTTCCATGCCACCGGCGTCCTCCGTGTCCACGGCTGCCACAGTACCCTGCTCTTCTCCGTCCATATCTgtttccacctcttcctctgtcaCAGCGGTGGGGCTGGTCCCCCCTCAGGCTCAGCACAGTCCAGGGAGGCTAGTGTTCACCAACCAGGGCTCCAGCATGATCCTGAGCCAGGAGTCTTTGCAGATGTTCCTGCAACAG GAGCAGCACCACCAAACAGAGAATGAGTCAACCCCCTCTGTGGGAGTGCCGGCGTCTGTAATcgtcagcagcaacaacatcaCTGCTCCGGCCCCCGCTGTCCATGACAGCCAATTAACTGACTCTTGGGTGGGTCAGAGCCACAGTCCTTCCCCTGGCCCCTCCCACATGACAGCAGTGGTAAAGCAG GTACCCTCCAGTGGACATCAGCAGACTCTGAAGATCCAGGGCATGTCTCCTTCGCCTGCCTTGACCACTCACGCCACAGCGCCCCCAGTGGCCGAAAGCCCCCAGCCTTCTCAGTCTCCTCTCACTCTGTGCCAGCAGATCCAGTCACCACATCACCAACAGCAGTCGCGTCCACCCTCTCAGCCTCAGCCACAGTCCCAAACTCCCTCCCGCTCGTGCACGCCCTCATCTCACACTCAACTGTTCATTGTCCACAACCAAATCGCAGAGTCCCCCAAACCCGCTCCGCAGGGCCAGCCGCAGCAAACGCCACCCCAACAAGCACACATTCAGGTTCAGCTTCAGCCTCAGCCTCGGCCGGCCTCTCAGCCCGCTCCCTATCAACAAGATATGCCTCCGGTGTCGCAGTCGCCCAAGCCTCCTTCTGCACAACCTGCACAGCATCAGTTCACTACGACTCCTGTCAGCACATGCGCTACTGCTGTGGTAAAAACCCAGGTTCCCATCCAGGGCCTGACAGCAGAGCAGCAACACCATCTGCAATTAGTAGGAGCTCAAATTCAGACTCTGTCATCCATTTCTCAGCCCTCGCATCAACAGAAACAGCTTTTGGACAAACTGCACCAG GTCCAGCAGAACATCGTGCTGCAGGCCAAGCAGTCtgctcagcctcagcctcaaGCCTCGAGTCAGTTCAGTTCCCAGCAAGATGTGCCTGTTGATAAAGTGATGATCACGTCATCAGCCAGCGCTGGTACACCTGCTCAGCTCCCCTCTATGCTGCAGCAGACGTCAGTGCTCGTCAAAACTCCTGCTACAG CATCAAGTGACTTACAGGTATTCTCAGGAGCCCAAGGGCCAGCTGGAGCAATGGTGAATCAGACTGTCACTCCTGCTAGCCTTACCCAGCCTTCACAG GTTCAGCCAAAGCCGGGAGTGATCAGCTCAGTTGGAGGAATGACTCTGGGGAAAGGTGGGATGCAGATACAGGTGTTGGGAGCGAGTCTGACTCAGATGCCTGCTCCTCAGCCCCCAGCTCCTGTACAAACTCAG ACAACAACATTGAAAATGCCTTTCAGTGCAGAGCCCAGTAAAGAAGCCAG GATGCTAGAACAGCTAAGGAAACATCAGGGTTCAGTGCTTCACCCAAACTACAGTGCTTCTTTCCACTCATTTGAGGACACAATGCACAGACTTCTGCCTTACCATCTCTACCAGGGAACTGCCAACTCTTCTCAAGATTATCAGAGAG TGGATGATGAATTTGAGAGGGTCTCCTGCCAGCTGCTGAAAAGGACACAGGCCATGCTGGACAAATATCATTACTTGCTCTTTGCTGAGTCAAAA CAGAGACTGGGCCCCTCGGCAGAGATGGTGATGATCGACCGGATGTTCATTCAAGAGGAAAAGGTTGCATTGAATCAGGACAGAATTTTGGCCAAGGAGAGACCAG AGGAATTCGTGGCAAACATTCAAATGTTGGAGAGTGTCGTTTCTTCCCAACAAAGTTCATCTGCTGAACCCGCCTCACAGAGTGGAGGAGTCTCTGCTGCTGCCCCTCCTCTAGCACCTGCACCTCATGCTCCGACCCCTCTTCCAAACACTGCCCTGCCCCCTGCACCTGCACCCATCCCAGCCCCGACTCCAGCCCCAGcgccggctccggctccggctccggctcctgCCCCGGCTccggctgcagctgcagccccGGCTCCAGCTCCCTCCCCGGCCCCGGCTCCTCCCCCTGCTCTCGCTCCCACTCCCCCTGCCGTCCCTTCACTTTCCCCTTTCCCTCCCACCAAGCTGGTCATAAAGCAGGGTGGAGGCGGAGCGTCCGTGTCCTGGTCCAGCAGCTGTACCCCACCTTCGGTTGCAACGGGCAAGCCGGTGGCTGAGCCCACCAGCCAGAGCGGCTCCTTCGTTCGTGctccggcggcggcggcgggggcgTCATCATATTCGTTTTCCTCATCGTCGCATACCTCCCAAGTGGCCGATGACGACGACGCCCTCCCGCAGCGAACCAGTAAACCTCCTATCAAGACCTACGAGGCCCGCAGGAGAATCGGCTTGAAGTTGAAGATAAAGCAGGATCAAACGGGGTTCAGTAAGGTGGTCCACAACACTGCCTTAGACCCAGTGCACACACCTCAACCTCAAATGAGCAGCCAGTCCGCACCCCAGCCTCAAAGTCAACCTCAGTCCGAAGCTGCTGAAACACATGCAAAATCCCACCCTTCGTCAACTCTTCCCACTACAGTCATCAGAACTCAGCCCCCCGTGTgcactccttcttcttctggcttATCGGTCACAATTTCAACCGCTCAGTGCAACCCACTGCCGAGAGGTAACGTCCCCGCCAGCGCagccccttcctcctcctccacagcctcCTCTCACACCTGGTCCACGTCCACCTCCTCATCGTCCACGCAGATGAATGGGACGCTGGATCATCACAGCAACGTGGGTAGGGTCAAACACAACCCCGCCTCCACTGCCACTCCCTCACAGACAACCTGCCGCCTTCCCCTCCGAAAAACCTACCGGGAAAACATTAGTCCCCGGGTCAGACCGGGGGTCCCGGGTGGCGGAGATGAACATTTTTCTTACCCCAGAACTACGCCCTCGCCCCCCAGGCACGAGGCCTCGACTCCTCCGTCGGAGCGGACAGTGATAGCCAGCGTGAAGGTGGAGAAAAGAGACAGGGAAGCCTTACAAACTCACACAGAGTCGAGCCACGAAACCGGAGGACGTTTAGGAAGTGCAATGCAGGGACTGGATGATATGGACGAGGTGTTTAACCGTGGCATCAAGACCACGCAGCACCATCATCTCCCACAGCTTCTAGACAGGGAAGGGGCAAAGGAGAGGGGGGAAGAGCACACCGACCAAGAAACAGACGTGAGTAAGTGCAAGAGGTTGAgtggaaaaaacagacacaggccAGGAGGGACATTCAGGATGGACCAGCATGCCCCCGGGCCTCCTTCCCCGGAGTCGTCCTTCACGCGAGACTCTTTGCTTCCTGCCAAACGCTGCAAGTCGGACTCTCCCGACATGGATAACGCCAGCTTCTCCAGCGGCAGCCCCCCGGACGACTCCCTGAACGAGCACCTGCAGTGCGCCATCGACAGCATCCTGAACCTGCAGCAGGAGCCCTCTGCCCGCGGGCACCACCACATCAAAGGTGGCAACAGCCGGCCCCACCAACACCAAAGTCAGCGCCCAGGTGGCTCGACAGCCTCATCCCACAGACCTTCGATCCcacacccctcctcctcctcgtcttcatcctcctccttggCCCAGCACCCTCAGGTCGGTGGCCGTGGCCACAATGGCAGCCTGGTGCCCCAGACTCAAAGTAGATAA